The Thermosipho japonicus region CTACCTTTTCGGGCAGCTTTAAATTTCTTGCATTAGTTTTCTCCATAACGACAACTCTATCATCACTTCTTAATTTCCAATGAAGTTGATTATATCCGACATCAACGCAATACACCTTTTTAGCTCCATGTTGTAATAAAAAATCTGTAAATCCTCCCGTGGAAGCACCTATGTCACAAGCCACTCTTCCTTCAATTTTGAATTTAAACGATTCCCATGCTCCTTCTATTTTATAACCACCTCTACTAACATACTTTTCAGTTTCTTTTATCCTTATTTTTGACTCAACATCAACAAGTTTTCCTGGTTTATCTACCAATTGTTCGTTAACAAAAACATTACCGCTCATTATAATTCTCTTGGCTTTTTCTCTAGATTCTATCAATCCTCTTTCAACGAGTAAAACGTCCAAACGTTCCTTCTTCATTTTCTTATCCTCCATGTCCCATTTTCTAATACTATATAGTAATAGTTACTTCCAACTATTACTTCTCTAAATCCACTAATCTTTAAATCTTCAAAATAATAATCTATTCCATCAAACCAAACATTTTTATACCGTGGTCTTAGAACTATTCCATCCACAAATTTTATACTGTCATTTATTAAAATAAAGTCCCTATTTTCATTATAACTTTCAAGTATGCGTCCAGTTTTTGTATCAAGTTTCATAATTTTATCCATTGTTCTTATGTACAAAGCATCTTTCAAAAATCCTACTCCAAGAACCTTTTTATATTTCCCTTCAAATAACTTTCTCCTTTTTGTTAGATCAAACAGTACAACATTTCCATTTAAAAAAGCAAAAGAAACAATCCCATCTTTATAATACCAATCAAAAGGTACACTATCAAATTCATATCGCCAAAGCTTATGAATATCACTTATACTTCCATCAGAATACAATACAAAACCGTTAAGAACATCTAATACTGGAATCTTATTTTGATTTAAAGTGCCATTTTCATACCAAAAGTTTCTCGAAATAACTATATCTTTATCTACATAAAGGGGAATTTCGGGAAAATCTATATTAAACGATTCACCGATAACTTGTTTCCCGTCATAATAATAGTCTCCAAATATTCCAAAAACGCCTACAAGTAAATTATCTTTCTTTTCAATTTTTAGATCTTTTCCAACATAAATCTCTTGTCCTTCAACTGTATGAAACCCTTCTGAAAAAGCATAAACTTTCCCTTCAATCTCTACTTTATAACTTCCTTTTTTATGCCTTATTACAAAAGGATATATTTGTTTTTCAACTATATAACTCTGATTTGTAATTGGATCAAAAGCAATAGATTTATCTGGTAAAGTTTTTTCTTCAAATAAATTATCCAAAGTTTGATACAGTAAAGTTAAATCTAAAGAAGGACTTTTAAAATTATCAATATCCATATCCTTGTAAATTACTCTCCAAGCAATTTTTTCACCTTTTGATATAAAAATATAAACCTTCTCACCATCTCCTAAAAGATATCCTTTTCTGTGAAAATACTCTTCTAATTCAAGTTTATATTCTTTTGGCCCTTCGTATAATAATGTTAAAACAGGTTGTTTCATCCATGATGAAATAATTTCACTTGCTTCTTTCGTTATTTTATCCCCCATATAAAAGACAACACCACTTGCCTCAATAGTTAACCCCATTAGAACAACACTTTGTATAAGTACAATCCATGTGGTGGCGCGGTACCAGCCGCTTCTTGCCTTGAGCGTTTCTCTAAGACTTCTAAAATTTTTTCTGGTTTCCATTGACCTAATCCCACCCTAACAAGACTTCCGACTATATTTCTTACCATACTTCTCAAAAAAGATCTACCTTCTACTCTAATTAGTATTAAACCTTTTTTCAAAGTCAAAATCCTTATCCTGTAAATTGTTCTAACCGGATTTTTTTCATCTTTGCCTTTTTTAAATGAAGAAAAATCATGCTCGCCTTCTAAAAAACTTGCGGCCTTTCTCATTGCTTCAACATCTAAATCATATCTAAAATTCCAAACATAATTTCTCATGAAAACGTCTTTTTCACTAGTGCTAATGAAATAATGATAAATTCTCTTAGTCGCCGCAAATCTTGGATTAAAGTTCTTATCTACTATCCAAGCCTTTTTTACATAAATATCATCAGGCAAATTTGCATTCAAGGCATTTTTTATATCTTTTTCGGTTAATCTTTCAATTGGACAGTTAAAAGCTGCAACCTGACCATTTGCATGAACACCTGCATCTGTTCTTCCAGCTGCTTGAGTATATATTCTCTCTTTAAAAATTCTTTCCAACGCATCTTCTAAATCGCCCTGAACTGTCCTTACATTAGGTTGGCCTTGATACCCAAAAAACTTTGTTCCATCGTATGCAAATTCAATAGCAAATCGTTTCATTTAATCATAGTCCTCCCGCCACCAGATTTTTTTGCAACCAATAAAGCTTCTTTTGCTTCTTTAAGAAGTTCAAAAAAAGATTTATTTTGTCCAGGTTCCTTATAAATTACTCCTATACTTGTCGAAACATCTTCAAACTTATCCTTTAATGATTCCCCAAACTTCCCAAAAATTGTTAATGCTCTTAGTTTATTCGTATTAGGCATGAAAAATACAAAATTTTCGCCATTCAATTTATACAAATAAACATTTTTCATATCTTTAAAATATTCTGATATAAAATTTGATATATGTTCTGCAAATTCTGGGCCTTTTTTAATATTAATCTTATCAAAATCATCGATATCTAAAAATGCAACTGATGCCTCTTCATTTTCGTTCAATATACTATCACAAAGCCTTACGAATTCAGGATATGTAGTCATATTTACTTGACTCTTTGAAATTAGGTATTTTGCATATGGAGTTTTTCTTAAAAATTGAACTACAAACCATGATAAAAACTTTAATAATTTCAATTCATTAGAAACAGGCCTTCTACCAGATATTGGTTTATCAAAACTAATGTATCCAACTATCCTTGAATTTTCATCAATTAGAGGAACAAGTAATAAATCATTTGGATTCCACGAATTTTCATAATTAAAATCTGTGTAATAGTCATCAAAAACATACACACCTTCTGTATCTAAAGAAATTGAACCATACGGAATAAAGTAAACCCCTTCAACCTCAAATCTCTTAGAAAATAAAGGGAGAACATTCTCAATATTTACCCGCTGATTTTTCAATGCCGTGATTACATCTTCCTCAAGCCCATAGCCAGCTATTCTTATTACTTTATTCTTTTCATAATCCATAATACTAAGCAAAGCTGTTTCAAAACCTGATATTTCACAAATAACTTCCAAAATTTTATTTAATTGTCCATCAAAATTCAAAGATTTTTCTTTAAAAGCAAGATCTAGCAATAACAAAAAGTTATCATTTTCTTTTTTGAGTTTTTCTCTCTCAATCTTTTCAAGAATACTCATATTAAAACTATCTGCATATAGTATAACAAAAATTAGATATAAAGAATATGTTAAAAAAAACAATATCAAATTAGACAATTTTATTTCAGAATATAAATAAACATTAGCTACTAACAATGCACCAAGAGATATCATAACATAACTATTAAATATTGCAGTTAAATATAATTTAATATCTTTAAAAAAGTAAAAAAACAAGTACACAAAATTAGTTATTATTACTCCTAAGGCAAAAAACGGAATTCTTAAATAATCGTGCGATACACTGTAAAATAAATAAGTTCCGAAAGAATACATTAACAATCGCATTGATAATCTTGTTAAACGATGCTCTTTTTGAAAAATCAAGTAAAAAATAGGAGTTAATAATGCAATTGTTTCTGGAGAAATAAAAAGCAGAGAAGGAATTATAACTAGCATCTCAAACATGAAACTTGCCCTATTAAGTTTCAAATCAATCAAATTAGTAAAATAAAGCAGCAACAAAAAAGTTATATCGTAAAACCATATAGTTGTAAAAACAAATCGCTTAGATAAAATTAAAAACGCTACTGCTCCTATAATTGAGACAATTGATAAAATCTTCCTGTTCTTAATAGCAATCCCCCCCACAACCATTTACTATAATATTTTAACATTTTTTATTGAAAATTTGACGATTTTTTTTGAAACATGTTAGAATAAAAGTAACAAGATTATCTACAAAGGAGGAATTTAACATGAAGTGGGATTTAACAGTTTTTTACGAAATACCAGATATTGAAAAAATAAAAAAAGATCTAGAAGATATTTTTAAAAGAGCAACAAATTTTGTTGAAAAATATGAAAAATTAATCAATGAAAATATTTCAACTGAACAGGTAAGAAATTATTTCAAAGAATTTGAACAATTAATGGAAGATGGTTTAAAACCGATACAATATTCAAGTCTTCTATTTTCTGAAAATACAACGGATAAAATTGCGCAACAACTATATGGAATTTCCGAACAATATGGTTCAAAAATTTCTGAAATACTTTCTCCACTACAATCTGCTTTTGCACAACTTTCGGAAGAAAAGCTGGATATACTCTCAAAAGAAATTCCTGAATACTCATACGCTTTAGAAAAAATAAAACTTGAAAAAAAACATATTCTGTCAAAAGATGCAGAAAGAATTCTTGCTGCCACAAGCATTTCAAGAAGAGATGCACTTTCAAATTTATATGAAAAATTGACTTCATCATATAAATTCAAAATTGAAATTGATGGTGAGGAAAAAGAGTTGTCTGGAAGTCAAGTAAGAGCTTTAAGAAGATCCCCGGATGGAAATTTAAGAAAAAAAGCTATGAAACTCTTCTTTGAAAGGTACAAAGCCGATGAAATAACCATAGGTGAAACTTACAATATAGTAGTAAAAGACTATGACACAGAAGCAAGATTAAGAAATTATCCAAAACCAATTTCTATGAGAAACTTAGAAAATGCTGTATCAGATGAAAGTGTCGAAAAACTCATTGAGATAACCACAGAAAACACAAAAATAGTCCACAAATACTACAAGTGGAAAGCTCAAGAAATGAATGAAGAGTTAACACTCGCTGACATTTACGCACCATTCAGTAGCTCAGAAAAAAAGTACACATTCGATGAAGCAAAAGAAATAGTTTTAGACGCATACTACAGTTTTGATGAAAAGGCGGGCAATATAGTTGAAAGTTTCTTTAAAGAAAATAGAATCCACTCTGAAATCGTTCCTGGAAAAGTTGGCGGAGCATTTTGTTCATATTATACGACTCAAATCAAACCTTTTGTTCTTTTAAATTTTAATGGTAATATTAACGATGTTATGACATTAGCTCACGAGTTAGGTCATGGACTCCATGGAACTTTATCCCAAAAACAAAGTTTCATAAATTATCATACACCTCTTACTATGGCAGAACTTGCATCTGTTTTTGGTGAATTTCTAGTTTTTGATAAGATAAAAAATGAACTTGAGGGAGATGAAAAGAAATACTTTATTGCTTCCACACTTGAAGATACATTTGCTACAATGTTCAGACAAAACATGTTTGCAAGATTTGAAATACAAGCTCATGAACTAATAGAAAAAAATGGAATGGCAAGTTTTGAAGAACTCTCAAAACTATATGAAAATGAATTAAAAATAATGTTTGCAGATAGTGTTAAAATACCTGAAGAATATACATATGAATGGTCATCCATTCCACATATTTTCCACACACCATTTTATGTCTACGCATACAACTATGCTAATTGTCTCGTAATAGGACTTTATCAGAAATACCTTGAAATGGGTAAAAAATTTGTTCCAAAATATATTGAACTACTTGAGTCAGGCGGGAAAGACAGCCCAGAAAGGCTACTTAACAAGATAGGAATTGATATAACAAAAGAAGAATTCTGGCAAAGTGCATTTGAATTCCTAAATAACATGCTCAATGAAATAATATAACAATACACAGTCCCCTCTAAACTTGAGAGGGGACTGTGTATTTTTCAATTAATTCCTTAAGTTTCTGCTTTGCAGCTTCTAAATTGAAAGTTACATTTTCAAGTTTATATTGGCTTTTTACAAATAATTCCGTAAAATATTCCAAATTTTTGTCATTTATAACATTCATCAATTCATATGGAGTCAAATAGAAAAATTCTTTAAAGATTTTTGCTCTTAAGTACACATAAGCTCGCCTTATAAAGTCTCTACCATTTTTTATATCTATTAAATCTTCAAAAGTATCTTCCGACTTCCAAATATTTTCTTTTTCCTTTATGACTTCTACTTGTTTTTTGGGAGCAGTTAAAAACATAAAGAGAATGTACAGTGAAATTGCAAATACAATTACTGATATTATGTTAATAAATCTCAAAATATAAATTGGTTTAATCAACGGCTTTTCTTCAATAGTAATTTCAGTCTTAGTTGCTTGCATGTTTTTTTCATACTCGCCAGGCTTAAGCTTTTCTACCGCAACATTTGAAGCTCCAAAAGCTTGTAAATAACTATTGTCAGTTTTTACTATGTATGGAACTAAAACAAAGTATATTAAAAAGGCGTATAAAAATGTTAAAAATCCAATAGCTAAAATCTTAAAAGAAAAATCCTTTTTCAATCTCAAAAATACATACAAAATTATTAGACCGGCCAAGGACACAAAAAACAAGCCAAAAATCTTGCTCTTTTCAAGGTTAGAATCCTCAGAAACTGTCACATCAGTAATAACCTGTTTTTTTACTTCCTCTTTTTTGACTGGCTCAGTTGAATTTTCCTGGACTTTAGACGATTGCATCATATCTACTTGCGGATTTTGGGTAATCTCATATTCTACTATTCCAACACTTTTTATAGGCGAAAAAATGCTTGGTATAAAAATGAGTGGAATTAAAAAAAGTAAAATATAGAATCTTTTTCTAAAAACATAAAGCAAGACTATTACCGACGAAATTATTGCAACTTTTATACTGTAAAAAAAGGTTACAACTGATAAAAAGACAATCAAAAAATATTCTTTGGCTCTCACTTTTTCATATAAATAAATTAAAAAGACAGGGAAAGGATTTTTAAACCAAATAATACTCAAAACAATCACTAAAAAATACAACCATTTAAATCTATAAAAAGATAAAAAAAGTAGCATAAACAGTATTACAAAAAGTATGTTAATCTTCCAAAACGAAAAGGAAACTAAAAAAACCGTTAATATATCAATTAACAAGTTCTATTCCCTCCTGAAGCAACATATTTTCTAAATATACGATCACATGAATATCATTCTCCCTCAAAATTGCACAGTTTTTCTTTATTGCCTCGATATCTTGTGGAATGTCTAAATAACTCTTAAATTTTTTGGTATTATACCTTCTAAAACCATAAGGCATTACAAGTATTATTATTCTAGAAACCCTTTCTCTAATACGCATAATTTTCTCCAGATCTTTCTCACTAAGAAACATTGTAATAATAAGAAGAGTATCATTGAAAATTATTTCTCTCTCTACTTCGTTATAAACTTCAAAACTAAAGCCTTCTAAAGAACCATATGAAGTGGATAAAACTTCATAATAGTCTATCCAATCGCTTGAAAATTCCTTTTTTATTCCTTCAGACGTATCAGCTATCAACTTAACAGGAATATTTCTAGCGGAAACTTCTTTTACAATGCTATTTGCCGCAAGTATTGCATCTTCTACATATTTGTTTAATATTGGTCTCCATGCAGTCTTAGAAAAAATCTGCGAGTGGAGGTTTAAAAATAACCCCAGAAATAATCTACCCTGTGAAGTATATTCTGTTTGTTTTACATAAATATCCCCAAGTTTTGCAGAAATCTTCCAATTTATCATCTTTATAGGATCTTTTTCATACTTTCTTACTCCTATAATACTTGTTGGATCTTCTAAAAGTCTTATTCTCGAAACGACATTTGGAACTAAATCAAGCAACTTCTCTTTTTTAAAATAAACTTCCTCATAATTAGGAAAAACCGTTATCTGTATATCTTTCTTCTCAACTTTCTTTATTATATTAAAAAAGACTGCATCATACTTTAGAAAAAATTTCTCAATTTTAAATTTTCCTCTCTTTGCAAAACTATGCTTTAAGACAACAACATCTTTTAAATGTACTTTTCCCTCTCCAAGCTCTGGAATAGATAAATTCAGTGGTATTTTCACACCACAAAGAGATATAATTAAATTAAAATCTTCATCAATAAAAACTCTATCTTTATCCAATTTCACTTCAATATCAATATCCTTAAATATATTTACAATCCTTGAATAATTAACCCATTGAATGATAACAAAAGCATCCAAGAAAATTGTAAAACCATTTATTCTGAAAAAATTCAAAAATAAAACTAAAACAGTCAAAAATACTAGCCTTATATTTTCAATTTGCATTTACTTCACCACTTTTACTTCTTCCAAAATTTCTTCAATCACCTTGTATTTATCAACTTTCTTTATTCTAGCTTCAACACTTAAAATGATTCTGTGATTCAATACATAAGGTGCAAGATATTTAACATCATCAGGTAACACAAAATCTCTTCCATGTAAATATGCATATGCTCTTGAAATATTTAACAAAAATATAGA contains the following coding sequences:
- a CDS encoding M3 family oligoendopeptidase; its protein translation is MKWDLTVFYEIPDIEKIKKDLEDIFKRATNFVEKYEKLINENISTEQVRNYFKEFEQLMEDGLKPIQYSSLLFSENTTDKIAQQLYGISEQYGSKISEILSPLQSAFAQLSEEKLDILSKEIPEYSYALEKIKLEKKHILSKDAERILAATSISRRDALSNLYEKLTSSYKFKIEIDGEEKELSGSQVRALRRSPDGNLRKKAMKLFFERYKADEITIGETYNIVVKDYDTEARLRNYPKPISMRNLENAVSDESVEKLIEITTENTKIVHKYYKWKAQEMNEELTLADIYAPFSSSEKKYTFDEAKEIVLDAYYSFDEKAGNIVESFFKENRIHSEIVPGKVGGAFCSYYTTQIKPFVLLNFNGNINDVMTLAHELGHGLHGTLSQKQSFINYHTPLTMAELASVFGEFLVFDKIKNELEGDEKKYFIASTLEDTFATMFRQNMFARFEIQAHELIEKNGMASFEELSKLYENELKIMFADSVKIPEEYTYEWSSIPHIFHTPFYVYAYNYANCLVIGLYQKYLEMGKKFVPKYIELLESGGKDSPERLLNKIGIDITKEEFWQSAFEFLNNMLNEII
- a CDS encoding TlyA family RNA methyltransferase, translating into MKKERLDVLLVERGLIESREKAKRIIMSGNVFVNEQLVDKPGKLVDVESKIRIKETEKYVSRGGYKIEGAWESFKFKIEGRVACDIGASTGGFTDFLLQHGAKKVYCVDVGYNQLHWKLRSDDRVVVMEKTNARNLKLPEKVDLVVCDVSFISLKKIFPTIKEILKENGEAVVLVKPQFEAGKEKVGKGGIVRDKSVHKEVLYDIINSAKEIGLSPININFSKITGADGNIEYFLHLLNIKKEVILGIDEVIDKAWEELK
- a CDS encoding GGDEF domain-containing protein, translating into MFEMLVIIPSLLFISPETIALLTPIFYLIFQKEHRLTRLSMRLLMYSFGTYLFYSVSHDYLRIPFFALGVIITNFVYLFFYFFKDIKLYLTAIFNSYVMISLGALLVANVYLYSEIKLSNLILFFLTYSLYLIFVILYADSFNMSILEKIEREKLKKENDNFLLLLDLAFKEKSLNFDGQLNKILEVICEISGFETALLSIMDYEKNKVIRIAGYGLEEDVITALKNQRVNIENVLPLFSKRFEVEGVYFIPYGSISLDTEGVYVFDDYYTDFNYENSWNPNDLLLVPLIDENSRIVGYISFDKPISGRRPVSNELKLLKFLSWFVVQFLRKTPYAKYLISKSQVNMTTYPEFVRLCDSILNENEEASVAFLDIDDFDKINIKKGPEFAEHISNFISEYFKDMKNVYLYKLNGENFVFFMPNTNKLRALTIFGKFGESLKDKFEDVSTSIGVIYKEPGQNKSFFELLKEAKEALLVAKKSGGGRTMIK
- a CDS encoding DUF58 domain-containing protein, encoding MQIENIRLVFLTVLVLFLNFFRINGFTIFLDAFVIIQWVNYSRIVNIFKDIDIEVKLDKDRVFIDEDFNLIISLCGVKIPLNLSIPELGEGKVHLKDVVVLKHSFAKRGKFKIEKFFLKYDAVFFNIIKKVEKKDIQITVFPNYEEVYFKKEKLLDLVPNVVSRIRLLEDPTSIIGVRKYEKDPIKMINWKISAKLGDIYVKQTEYTSQGRLFLGLFLNLHSQIFSKTAWRPILNKYVEDAILAANSIVKEVSARNIPVKLIADTSEGIKKEFSSDWIDYYEVLSTSYGSLEGFSFEVYNEVEREIIFNDTLLIITMFLSEKDLEKIMRIRERVSRIIILVMPYGFRRYNTKKFKSYLDIPQDIEAIKKNCAILRENDIHVIVYLENMLLQEGIELVN
- the truA gene encoding tRNA pseudouridine(38-40) synthase TruA; this encodes MKRFAIEFAYDGTKFFGYQGQPNVRTVQGDLEDALERIFKERIYTQAAGRTDAGVHANGQVAAFNCPIERLTEKDIKNALNANLPDDIYVKKAWIVDKNFNPRFAATKRIYHYFISTSEKDVFMRNYVWNFRYDLDVEAMRKAASFLEGEHDFSSFKKGKDEKNPVRTIYRIRILTLKKGLILIRVEGRSFLRSMVRNIVGSLVRVGLGQWKPEKILEVLEKRSRQEAAGTAPPHGLYLYKVLF